The sequence AACTTCTTGAGGCTTAATGCAGTTGCTTGTGTCTGGATTTGGTATTTAGCCTTAGTGTGTATAACAAGATGTAAAAAGTTCGAGATGGTTATAGCTTGTCTTtctataaagaataaaatttaattccAGATCGGTGTAATTATTAAAGAAGACTGCCACAGCacaaataaacaatatttaGTATCCTATAATTTGAACAGCTAATCTGACGTAGTTTGTAAcgtgccttccttccttcttaaaaaaaattgtgtgcCTTTCCTCATCTGTTTGTTATATTAGGActcttgttgttttctttcttgccttaCTTGATGTTTCATTTCTCCTTCAATGTCACTTCTCCCTTCAGAAAAGCTTCTCTGTCACTTATTTCTCCAGTTCTCTCAAGTCTTCCATATCTCTGGAAGATGTCTTAACTAAAGAATGTTAGAGACAGGTAATATGCATACATAAAGTGACAAGGAGATACAGCTGTCAGCCCTCAATTTACTATTCACAGTTGATATTTATTCTGTTCAGATGCAAATGTTAAGTTCTTTAACAATCTTGAAAAGGTAACACCTGGAATGCTAATAGCACTATATTCTCACTTCTCAGTGTGCACATCAGTCGGCACATATGAAATTTTCCGGGGGAACATGCCAGAACAATTGGtagctttcttaaaaaagaaaaatgcacacaaaaggTAAAACCTCGTGCAGCACAGGGAAGTAGTGTTGCAGTGCTAGAATTCATTTCAAACACTGGGGCTCATTGGGCTCCTAAATTCTGAAAAGCTCAGGcgttttatttcagtgtatgATGAAGGTCTGTAGAGCTGTTGGCACAAAACCattcaagaaaggaaaacatggaaTAATTTCCCATTGTAATATGTCAGAATCATAATAAGTGTGTAAGATGTAAtcctgctggtggcagcagttCTGGGAAATCATAGGTACTCTACTGTGCTGTGTTCTAGGTGGAAGTAAAATCaggagaagaagatgaagaaattcttttcaaaGAGAGAGCCAAACTTTATAGATGGGATAGAGATGCTACTCAGTGGAAGGAGCGTGGTGTTGGAGAGATAAAGATCCTCTTCCatacacagaagaaatgttACAGAGTCCTAATGAGAAGGGAACAAGTTCTTAAAGTGTGTGCAAACCATGTTATCACCAAAGAAATGAATTTAGTACCTTCAGATACATCAAACAATGCTTTAATTTGGACAGCCACGGATTATGCAGGtgggttgttttggtgtttttttcacttttttaaaagatctttgTGTGGCTTTTTTCTGAGGAGACTATACCAAACAAAAGCTACTTGTATCTGACTATTTGGAATTAGAGCTAAAGAAACCTGttcttggatttattttcagatggaGAAATAAAAGTAGAACAACTTGCAGTGAGGTTTAAAAGTCAAGAAATGGCTGCTACTTTCAAGAAGATATTTGAAGACTGCCAGCAAAGCTTGTCAAAACTGAAGAAGGGACTGCCAGCAGGACTGTCAAAGGACACCAACCCcattgtttattttgaagtttctgCTGATGACAAACCTTTAGGACGTGTAACCATGGAGCTGTTTTCAAATATTGTCCCtcaaacagctgaaaatttCAGGGCCCTGTGCACAGGAGAGAGAGGATTTGGATTTAAGAACACCAAATTTCACAGAATAGTTTCTGACTTTGTGTGTCAGGTAGGCATAACGTGAAGACTTCTTGAGGGAACGAAACCCATCTGGTCTAACAGTGCCACTACAAAAATCACAGGATAGCACATGCTCGGTGGCAGCACAAATCTAGAGTCCAAGAtactcttctcctttccctgcaaGGAGATGAGCAATGGTGTAAGCAGCATGTACTGCCCTAAGCTGAATGCTCTTTAACTGTGTTTGCCAGCTGCCTGATGCTTTAGTGTTGATTAGTGCTGCCATTTTAGTGTAGAAGAAATAATGGAGATAGAGATTTCTTCTTCCCACAGACAAGGGGCCTGTTGCTgaacagaagcagcaaggaaagTAAGGCTTCCCAAAACGAACATTCAGAGCCGTCTCTTTCCAAAGAGAGGAGCTTCCATATGCTCACCTGCTAAGAACACTTACTTTCCACCTTTTGAAGAACACTTTATATTTCAGATGACCTGCACTGCAAAATCAATATTCCATATATTTTAGATACTCCAATTTCAGTCTAAAAAGGTCTTCTATTTCTCGTATCATGCAGTGGCTTTGTCCTAAAAACTCTTAATGAAAACTGAGTATATCCTCCTGCATTGCTCGTGAATCCCGATGTGAGCAGCATTGCTGTTAAATCTTTGTGTGCATTTAGTAGCACTAGCAAGTTCTCCATAATTTCTGAAGGTTTAGGAGATTGATATCTGCTCACGTATACCTTCCCTTCACTCCAAAAATTCTTCCAAATATTCAATATGAGGTATAATGGCTTAAAACAGGTAAAATAATCCAAATTCCTTACATGCTACAATAGTGCTTTTGCATAACGCTACATCCCTCAAGACAGGGCACAATCTTTTCCACATTCAGAAATGGATAGTAATATACGAATGGCTTGTCATCAGAGTAAAAAACTCTCCAGTCTTGATTGGGTATTAACTGAATCTGAAGTATGACctttattgttcttttctttaaactttctgcacagaaacaggaaagtaCTGATCAGTGGTAACATGACCTTTTTTGGGTGGTCAGTTTCGTGCCTGCAGGGACTGAGAATAGAGAGAATTGTGGTTGCCAGTTGTAAGGGCCGAGTGAAGCAGGAAGCAGACAGTGGAAATGACCAGCTTAGAGTAGTTGCCATGTGGAACAGGAAGATAAAATGCTGTGTTCAGAATAAATGAGAAACATCCCAGTAATGCTTTTTTACCATGAGCAAAGCTGCTGAAGCTGGAAAGCCTTATATACAAGTAAATATGGTACTTGTGATAACTAAGAATGAGGTTTTACCTGTGTTTTTTGAATGGAAACTCTTCTATTTTGGAAGAGAATGTAACTGTGCTATTGGTTGGTGTTTTGGGATTTGAATAAatgctgtgcctttttttttaagggaggtGATATAACTAACCATGATGGAACAGGTGGACGGTCAATTTATGGAGATACATTTGAAGATGAGAACTTTGAGGTGAAGCACACTGGTCCTGGATTGCTGTCAATGGCAAATAGGGGTCGGGATACAAATAACTCTCAGTTCTTCATAACTCTCAAAAAAGCAGAACACTTGGACTTTAAACATgtggtgtttggttttgtgaaaGATGGAATGGATGTTGTGAAAAAGATCGAATCCTTTGGTTCTCCCAAAGGGTTAGTAAGTGGAAGAGTTGTCATTACAGACTGTGGGCAAATATAGAATTCTGGCTTTTGAGTATACAGATGTTCTAGCAGTATAAATTAGTATTTAGATGTTATTGATTAATTATTTCAGCTTCTCTAAAAAGGACGCTTCTCTAAAAAGGACACTTCTGATGTATAAATGTAAAATTACAGCTtatggttgttttttgtgttctAATTGATTTTTTTGCATGTTAAATAAGTTCAGACACTGGCATATTTTGGGTGTATTTGTGTTATCATGACATATTTGTATTGAatgtcaaattttaaaaattaaatcttagTCTTGTTAAAATAACTATTGTCTTCACTTTGGCTTGTTGAAAAGCAATTTGCATAATGTGTTGCATACTTATTTTGAACATGCTAATTGCATGCTAATTGATGTTGATAATCTATCTGTGCTAATTGACGGTCAGTAAAGTGAAGGCCTTCGAAACTTTGTGAGCAGTGAGCTCATGAAGCTCACTGCAGCATGTTCATGAAGCATGCTCGTTTTGATGAGCAGTGAGCAAGCTGAGGCAGCTGGTCAGGTGCTGGTCAGGTGGATGCTATTTGTGCTGTCTGCAGGCTCTTTGGCACTTGAGTATTTTGAAAGGTAAAGAGCAGTTCTTATGCGCAGTCTTGGACACAGGATTTAGTTCATACTTGCTTGGGAAATTACCTTCCAGAcccacacattttttttgtatctggTATGTTAAAGTGGCTGGTAACATTTAGTGACAACTGTCTACTTGAGTGTTATCTGGAAAGCTGTGGTATAGAGGGGTGAATGTGCATGGGTAAGTTATTTTAACTTCCACCTTACATCTCAGCGCCAGGACTGtcagtattttttcaaaataaccaTTTGTATATAAGTTAGAGATGATAATAGACACTACATATTTCtgtcatgctttttttctgaggaaagcGAGAGTAacccttccctcagcctctcgAGGGAATGCTGCTTACATAAGCATTACACTGTAAGCCCCTAGCGCACAAACTTGACCCGTGTTTCCATTATATTGAGCTGTAACCCAACAGTAAGCCGCTCCTGTGCTCTCCCGTGTTTCAGTTCCACAAAACGGGAGGAGGAGTCGGCGTTGTTCCCCTTAACCACGCTCCGCCCGCCGCGGCCCCTCAGCccagcggccccggccccaacGGGCGCCGCCAGCGCCGCCTCCTGCGCCTGCGCGCAGGGCCGCAGTGAGGGCGGGCGCAGCCGTGGCGAGGCCCGGGGATCCGGGGCGGGCGTTGAGAGGGCCGGGGGAAAAGGCAGCGGGAAGCCGGTCCTCTGCCTGCCCCGAGGGGCTGCGGCCGCCGTGGAGCCGCGTGGTGGAACGGGCGGGTGGGATCCAGAACCCTGGGGTCTCATCCTGGTCTGAACTTGTTCTTTCCCCAGCAATCTGCCGTCCCAGGTTGTAAGCATCCCCAAAATGCAGCCTGAGCGGCTTGGTGCTTCGTTTTTGCTTAAAACTCATAAAACTCATCTGCCGGTTGGGTGTAGTAACACTTGGATCGTCTTAGAAGTTTTAAGTCATGTATGAAGCATATGCATAACTCATTTCTTTCCTATCTCCTGCTGCTACAGCAATTGCTGCCGTTAAAACGTGCTGGCAGTGTTAGTGAGTTTTCCTGAAGCCTAGTGGTCAGGCTTTTTCAAGGAGCAGGAAACTTTCATATCTAGCCAAGCAAAGAATCAAGCCCGTAGTTCATAAGAGACTGCCACAGGGACCAGACCAATTTACGATGGCTATCATTTCCCTTGCAATGTTACATGTTAATGTAAAGCACCAGAGAAGGCAAGGTCCATTGCACCAGTATGAATAAATGAAGAGGATTATGATTCTTCAGTTTCCATTAGTACTGACACAAGCATTTATGGCTCTGCATGGTGGATTAGGAAATTGATCTGTCCATAGTCTAGCAACAAAGACCCCTCCCATGTTTGTGTTTCAAAAGCCTTTGACACTCTATAGGAAGAcactttaattttgtcttttatctGAGACAAGTGTTAGGGTTGTTCTCTTGCACTGGTGTTCCATGGGTCAAATGCTTGCAGTGTGCTCAGAGGATAGACAGACAGTAAGCATCCAAACTCGTGCTGCGAGGGAAGTTGTATCTTGTACAAACACCCACAAGCAATCAGAGATTGAGAGAGACAGCAAGCTGGATTTGGGCTAGACACATAGTTGGGTTGGGGGTTCAGATGGGTCCTGGGAATCATTAAatgaattcagattttttttttctgaaaagtcgAACCTCCTCAGTATCTTGCCATTTTAATGATTGCTGTCTAGGATCGGGAGCCCTCCCAAACGTGAGGTGaagatttctgttctttaacAGCTAAAATCTGGATGTATCTGGCCTTACTTCCTCCAGAACAACTTgtcctgtttccttttaataGAACTCAGGTAGCATTTGGTGGTGCTGTTGATGCTGTGTTCTTCCTGAGAAACATTCTCCTTTAAGTTACAGAATTGTCTTTCTGGAACAACAAGTAGTTTTCAAAACTGATCTTTAGAAAGCTATTGCTGAGACTTTAAAGTGTAAGGCTTGCATGAGAGAAAATGCTAGATTGGTTTCTCCAAAGCTTTTTGTTACTTTGTTATAAAGcagtatttaagaaaatattgtagttaattgcttttaaaggaTAGCAGAGAGAGGCAGTGAAATACAACTAAGATGATGAAAACTGCTTCAAGTCTGATCTCTTCTAATGTATGCTTAACTGATTTTGCATATAATCtaacagtatcacagatttctaggttggaagagacctcaagatcatcgagtccaacctccgaacccttctgtcattcttttttttttcagtatgtgactacaagttaaaaggaaaaagtagagCTAGAAACATTGATATGAAAAGCCTAGATGTGAGGGTAGATGGAGCTGTTTACATGATTatctaattctgtttttatgcCCTTATTTTGTGTCACCCTCATCACTGTATCTGATGGtatctcaaatgtttttacATGTAACACTATCAGTATTGCCTTATCAGTCTGTGAGGAATACATTTGCTTCTTTAgaagttggactcgatgatccttcTTGGTCCCTACCAACTCGGATATTCTATGATGTTTATATGAATGGTTGTCATTGACATGTatatgctgcagaaaaaaaaaaaaaacacttccattttCAGTGGTACAATTTATAATAAGAGTTCTGTAACAAGGCATTTTAGCTGCTAAATAAGCAAGTCGTGACATACATTGTCACTGAAAATCCTGGTTATGCTAAATGTCTTTGTGCTTTCTTGTACGATAACCTTTCAGGACCAACGCAAAAGAAATATCAAGGTGAAGGCTCCAAAATATACGATGGTAATACCAAACAATGGTGCTTGGATGTCTTTTTCGAGATAAATGCGCACTAAAACTGTATTATTCCTAAGTTTATTttaagtacttttattttttcattttaaataagtagACACTCTTGAACGGGGATTTCTGATATTTGGGAGCCAGCTTGGGAATATTAACTACTGCATGAGGAACACAAAGAATGCTTGAAGAAATGTCTCCCGGCCTTTCTGTGTTTAAGTCTTGCTTGAAGTAGTTGGTAGCAGTCCTTCTCATATTGCATACATTTGACTTTAATTTAAAGATATGTATCTAAAATTTAGAATGTCTTTGGGTTTCTTGGGAAATGCGTGTTGCTACTGCATATGGACAGCAGGGAAAAACAGTGTATTATTAGACTTCACTTACAGATAAATTAGTATATGAAGGCAAGCTGTGAAACTTCAGAAagacaaatttggtctgaaaactaAATAATACTTCCATCGGTTTAAGCTATTAcaataatttattcatttgtcagatcatttcagcattttttgatTCCTGTAATATACGTGACTACGTGACAAGCATTTCTAATAAGTCCTTGATGATTTCTCAATGTCAGCTtctcaaatgcaaaatataattattgttattttatatattctgcAGATGACATAGGCAGCTTACTGGAAAAGACAGCTATGTCTTTATCCAAATGTTTTGATTATTCAAAGTCAGAATTCACTGGAAGTGGAAGAGGTCTAGGAATAGAAGACAAGACCATTAATTGTTCTGGAACTgatgcatttcaaaatacaggTATGTGTGTGGAAACAGGTAATAAATACTGAGTTTCAAATATTGTGCAAAGTACAACACGCAATTTTATTAGTTTctattaaatgcatttctgttcagtttAGAAATATAATAATCagttaaaatatacttttaacaTAGAGGTTTAACCTTTCCTTTAATATGTTTTGTTCCTTTAGAATGTTTAGGAGGTCCAGACATACTTAATGCAATTATAACATacgttttaaaaagaaatattaaacgCTTATGCAATTGATTGCCAGATGATTCtataatataaatgaaaaaactggtttgttttttttttaagtagctaGCTGCATTAACAGGTATTATAAGTCTGTAAATCAGATGTCATTTGTCAGTTTAAGTATTGAAAACTGGCCGCGGGTGGAGAGAAGGGGTGAGCTGTTGTTCAGCTAACTCAGGGAAGTCTAAACATCGTGAAGATGACCAGCTACCATTAATTCACTGCAAATGTTTGAAAGTGCTGCCACGACTGGAGCAGACTGTGAATCAGTGTAGCTGTGTCTCTTATGGAAAGTTTTAGCCTTAGAAGAATACTTGCTAAATTCCCTTGAAAGTGGGTATGGAAGTGGAGACAGACAGCCAACTAACCCTAATAATAAGAGTAATAATACAAGTGCAGAAGACAGAATTTGCTTGCTTTCATGCTAATGGTTATTTTGGAAGTGCCTCTAACTTTAGTGTTGCATAAGTGGGTATCTGGATAGATACTGTAACAAAGGAGGTCTGTTTTTTGAGGATGTGTGGTTCTATGTGCTAGAAAGAGGTGGTAGATATTGGGCTATCAGAAATATAAGTAAATGTTGaaggaagctagcagtagtgGCAGTTGCAAGATTGAACTTCACATTGTTGCTTGGAAACTCTCTGATAGCAATAGAAAACCAGGTATTGCAAAATGACAATTCTTTAGCCACCCTGAGCGGAATTACCCTTCCGCTCTTTCAATAATGATGCTATTTGAAAAGTTCCTGAAGTCGTACTTTACGTTGTCCCGTGTATCACGGTGTTATTTGATAACATAGTTGCCCAAAATTACCTCAGTAGTCAGCTGCCTTACCAGctcttttctattaatttttattctttgcaggagacatcacaggcaaaactgaCTTGAAAACTGAAGGAGAATGTGTTActgctcaggaaaagaaaacagctcctGAGGAGAAGGCTAAAGGAGAAACTCTGATGGTTCCTTCTCCATCTGTGTCTGGTGCTAGTGGTAATACTAAGGGTGATAATCCAGAAGACTCtcagacagaaattaaaattgaaaacactgaagtatgAACTAAATTTCTATACAACTTTTTGTCATTGAATTTGTAGAAGTATTTTCACACTCGTAAGACCTGATACTTTTCGCTTTGTGGGGAATAAAACATGTATTGGGGAAAAGTTATTTGAATCCTCTGACTGTGCCTCAAGTCTTTGACACTGGAACTGAGGTTCAGATCTGAAGTTTCTCggggagagaaaggaggtgCAGCTGTTTTCCTAATATAAACAGCTTTGGCTAGTAATGTCCCTCTGAACATGTATGCAAGAATTAATTGATTTCAGAGagatttcaaagagaaattgcaTCTTTGTGGAAGCATACTGCTTCAGAGGTACTTGGGTCTCTTGTAAAGTTAGTGTCCAATGTGTGGTAAGCgtcaggaaagaaattaagaaaactgtcagaaagcttccaataacaatttttttccctagctgtttacaacttttttttaatgcgaATTGAGGTGGCCATCTTTAATTTCATCTAGTGTGGGCCCCTGGTTTCTAGTTGTTTCCAGATTGAACCCACCTTAATTTCAGTAGAATTTGTTGCCACCTATGTTGTCTCTAGGAGGCATAGTTGCATAGATGCACAGCTTGTTTTTGTCCAGAGTTTCCTGAAAATATCCGTTGAACGGAGTAATGAGCAGTTCTGAAGCATTAGAAGGGCTGTAGCGGAGTGGGAGTCAGGGAACTTAATATGGTGCCTATTTCGTGGCATCTTCAGTACTGCTGTTGTAGTTAAAGAAACTGATAGcactgtggggg comes from Anser cygnoides isolate HZ-2024a breed goose chromosome 1, Taihu_goose_T2T_genome, whole genome shotgun sequence and encodes:
- the LOC136789703 gene encoding E3 SUMO-protein ligase RanBP2-like codes for the protein MRREQVLKVCANHVITKEMNLVPSDTSNNALIWTATDYADGEIKVEQLAVRFKSQEMAATFKKIFEDCQQSLSKLKKGLPAGLSKDTNPIVYFEVSADDKPLGRVTMELFSNIVPQTAENFRALCTGERGFGFKNTKFHRIVSDFVCQGGDITNHDGTGGRSIYGDTFEDENFEVKHTGPGLLSMANRGRDTNNSQFFITLKKAEHLDFKHVVFGFVKDGMDVVKKIESFGSPKGLVSGRVVITDCGQI